A part of Candidatus Electrothrix aestuarii genomic DNA contains:
- a CDS encoding integrase core domain-containing protein, whose translation MLQAAENQLIVELVRAIRQRHPRMGGRKLHYELQDSMAALGISRGRDAFFKLLSAHNLLVPTRLSHRKTTHAGLWRCPNLLYTAWLYRERLQKMEIRSSMGEVGNCYENALAERVNGILKGEYGLDDLFIDKEHAQKAVREAVWLYNYERPHLALNYGKPAEIYFEKIDVK comes from the coding sequence ATGCTCCAGGCAGCCGAAAACCAACTCATCGTGGAACTGGTCAGGGCCATCCGCCAGCGTCACCCACGTATGGGCGGACGAAAACTGCATTACGAACTACAGGATTCCATGGCCGCCTTGGGAATTTCCAGGGGCAGAGACGCATTTTTCAAGCTGTTATCAGCACATAACCTGCTGGTTCCAACCAGACTCAGCCATCGCAAAACCACACATGCTGGCCTGTGGCGATGCCCCAATCTGTTATACACCGCCTGGCTGTACCGGGAGCGATTGCAAAAGATGGAGATACGTTCCAGCATGGGAGAAGTGGGCAACTGTTACGAAAACGCCTTAGCTGAACGAGTGAATGGAATCTTAAAAGGCGAATATGGCCTTGACGACCTTTTCATTGATAAGGAACATGCTCAGAAAGCTGTCCGGGAAGCTGTATGGCTATACAATTATGAACGGCCTCACCTGGCACTCAACTATGGAAAGCCTGCAGAGATTTATTTTGAGAAAATTGATGTGAAGTAG
- a CDS encoding S8 family serine peptidase — MSNVSYVLPVFALLIVSSSCWSQDVRGSDKQGEKLLDLAEVLKKNNMSALQNARELAKQKNWVIRAETPHGGFMELQGLTPKGVPIYYHTTNLDSADTISTDEVRSGGSLGLELDGSGMTVGQWDEAAVLSTHQELTGRVTQGDSPASISHHSTHIAGTLIASGVDADAIGMSPAAHLEAYDWNSDSAEMAAAAASGLLLSNHSYEQATGWWYLSSPMGSCSAERIWYGNNGDTEDYKFGFYDSSAQAADNIAYNAPYYLIVRSAGNNRADLSPEDGVDYCAWGTAGFETFNTTSTPRDDDCGSGGYDCISTAGTAKNILTISAVEDLLGGYPESGDPSAVVMTSFTGWGPTDDGRIKPDLVTSGMGVYSSIATSTAGYLSWSGTSMAVPGVTGSLLLLQQHYRNLHSGSFMRAATLKALAIHTADEAGPSDGPDYMFGWGLMNTKAAAKVISENGHSALIMEETYSPSIPYTLTVKASGDQPLVITTAWTDPPGTSPAIAVDPTDVMLVNDLDMTVSNGVITYYPYVLDGQNPSTPATTGDNDLDNVEQVVIDTPATGSYTITVFHEGDITGGTQEFSLIITGINPLKKQKKSLPWLMLLVK; from the coding sequence ATGAGTAACGTAAGCTATGTCCTGCCAGTTTTTGCTCTTCTTATTGTGAGTAGTAGCTGCTGGTCGCAGGATGTGAGAGGGAGCGATAAGCAAGGTGAAAAATTATTAGATCTTGCAGAGGTTTTGAAGAAAAATAATATGAGTGCCCTGCAAAACGCAAGAGAGCTTGCAAAACAAAAGAATTGGGTAATTCGTGCGGAAACGCCTCATGGTGGCTTTATGGAACTTCAGGGGCTGACACCAAAAGGGGTGCCTATCTATTACCATACAACAAATCTGGATTCTGCCGATACCATTTCTACCGATGAGGTGCGAAGCGGAGGATCTTTGGGCCTGGAGCTTGATGGAAGTGGTATGACTGTTGGGCAATGGGATGAAGCGGCAGTTCTCTCCACTCATCAGGAGCTCACCGGACGAGTGACACAAGGTGACTCTCCAGCGTCTATCAGTCATCATTCAACGCATATCGCTGGTACCTTGATAGCCTCTGGTGTTGATGCTGATGCAATAGGAATGAGTCCTGCAGCCCACCTGGAGGCTTACGACTGGAACTCAGACAGTGCAGAAATGGCTGCTGCTGCCGCTTCCGGCCTTTTACTCTCTAATCATTCGTATGAACAAGCCACTGGTTGGTGGTACCTCTCTTCCCCAATGGGCTCTTGCTCGGCAGAACGAATTTGGTATGGTAATAATGGTGATACAGAAGATTATAAATTTGGTTTCTATGATTCATCTGCACAAGCCGCAGATAATATAGCCTATAATGCCCCCTACTATCTGATTGTGAGATCAGCCGGTAATAATAGAGCTGATCTCAGTCCAGAAGATGGAGTTGATTACTGTGCCTGGGGAACAGCTGGATTTGAAACATTTAATACAACAAGCACGCCGAGAGATGATGATTGCGGGTCTGGCGGTTATGATTGTATTTCAACTGCTGGAACTGCCAAGAATATATTGACCATAAGTGCTGTTGAAGATCTTCTTGGTGGGTATCCGGAAAGTGGAGATCCAAGCGCAGTCGTCATGACCTCCTTCACTGGTTGGGGACCTACAGATGACGGTCGCATTAAACCAGATCTTGTCACTAGCGGAATGGGGGTATATTCCTCTATCGCCACGTCAACTGCGGGGTATCTTTCTTGGAGCGGAACTTCGATGGCTGTGCCCGGTGTAACAGGATCGTTGCTTCTGCTTCAGCAGCATTATCGCAATCTTCACAGCGGTTCTTTTATGCGGGCTGCTACCTTGAAAGCCCTAGCTATCCATACTGCGGATGAAGCCGGACCATCTGATGGACCTGATTATATGTTCGGCTGGGGACTTATGAATACAAAGGCGGCTGCTAAGGTTATTTCTGAAAACGGCCACTCTGCACTTATCATGGAAGAAACATATTCACCGAGTATACCGTATACCCTGACAGTGAAAGCGTCAGGTGATCAGCCCTTGGTTATTACGACTGCCTGGACAGATCCTCCTGGTACCTCGCCAGCTATTGCGGTGGACCCAACCGATGTTATGCTGGTGAATGATCTGGATATGACTGTCAGTAATGGAGTAATAACCTACTATCCCTATGTCCTTGATGGACAAAATCCTTCTACCCCTGCAACAACCGGGGATAACGATCTTGATAATGTCGAGCAGGTAGTCATTGATACCCCAGCTACCGGTTCATATACAATTACAGTTTTCCATGAAGGGGATATCACAGGAGGCACCCAGGAATTTTCTCTTATTATTACCGGAATTAATCCTTTGAAAAAGCAAAAGAAAAGCCTTCCCTGGTTAATGCTTCTGGTCAAATAA
- a CDS encoding transposase — MKKEPVKRYSQALKQQVVREYEEGVSIYSLRQKYGIGAHGTVERWIKKFGRSGYRAEVVHIQTVEDQLKFKAMKSRIKELESALAQSVLENRMLETTIEVADQSLGTDIKKNFGRKL, encoded by the coding sequence ATGAAAAAAGAACCTGTCAAACGTTACAGCCAGGCACTTAAACAACAGGTTGTCAGAGAATACGAAGAGGGCGTCAGCATCTACAGTTTGCGTCAGAAATATGGCATTGGCGCTCACGGCACCGTAGAGCGATGGATTAAGAAGTTTGGCCGTTCCGGTTACCGCGCCGAGGTTGTGCATATCCAAACGGTTGAAGATCAGCTTAAATTTAAAGCAATGAAAAGCCGGATCAAGGAGCTGGAATCGGCATTGGCACAAAGCGTCCTTGAAAACCGGATGCTGGAAACCACGATAGAAGTAGCCGATCAATCATTGGGTACTGATATTAAAAAAAATTTCGGGAGGAAATTATAA
- a CDS encoding Xaa-Pro peptidase family protein, whose product MHKQRIKKIQKTLQRRKLDAVLITQPQNRLYLSGYTADDHGIQESSGVLLIPKKGKPWLLTDFRFFLQAEEEAQGFTVEVYRKGLLDLLKKLLPALHVQRLGFESHYFLHSSVQKLEEMTKKIKVELVPLLDLVEPMRVIKTEEEIQLIKKSVLLNEKVFQTVHKSIEPGMTEIEIALALEQTMRKMGAEGPSFETIVAFGQNAAKPHAVPCNRILKDGELVLIDMGLLLQGYCSDMTRTFVVGKPKKKFLQRLRVVRKAQLAGIKAIRAGAVCREVDKAARKVIADAGYGDFFGHSLGHGVGLAVHEDPSLGPRNRTKLRAGMIVTIEPGIYLPDWGGIRLENMAVVREEGCDVLNEDTTGLDL is encoded by the coding sequence ATGCACAAACAACGCATTAAGAAAATTCAGAAAACCTTGCAGCGGCGAAAACTCGATGCTGTCCTCATTACCCAGCCTCAAAATCGGCTCTATTTAAGTGGTTACACAGCTGATGACCACGGTATTCAGGAGAGTTCTGGGGTGCTGCTTATCCCGAAGAAAGGAAAGCCTTGGTTATTAACAGATTTCCGTTTTTTCCTCCAGGCTGAGGAAGAAGCTCAGGGCTTTACAGTAGAGGTCTATCGCAAGGGCCTGCTTGATCTCCTCAAGAAGCTACTCCCTGCTTTGCATGTCCAACGCTTAGGGTTTGAGAGCCATTATTTTCTCCATTCATCTGTCCAGAAATTGGAGGAAATGACCAAGAAGATTAAGGTAGAGCTTGTACCTCTCCTGGATCTGGTTGAACCCATGCGGGTCATCAAGACTGAAGAGGAGATTCAGCTGATTAAAAAATCCGTCCTGCTGAATGAAAAGGTATTTCAGACAGTTCATAAAAGTATAGAGCCGGGCATGACAGAAATAGAGATAGCCCTTGCCCTGGAACAGACCATGCGGAAAATGGGGGCCGAGGGGCCAAGCTTTGAAACCATTGTCGCCTTTGGTCAGAATGCGGCAAAACCCCATGCCGTACCCTGTAATAGAATTTTAAAGGACGGAGAGCTTGTGCTCATTGATATGGGCCTGCTCCTCCAAGGCTATTGTTCTGATATGACGCGTACTTTTGTGGTGGGTAAACCGAAGAAAAAATTTCTGCAACGTCTCCGGGTGGTACGTAAGGCCCAACTTGCCGGAATAAAGGCAATCCGGGCAGGAGCAGTCTGTCGGGAGGTGGATAAGGCGGCCCGCAAAGTCATTGCTGACGCGGGCTATGGTGATTTCTTCGGCCATAGCCTGGGACACGGGGTCGGGCTGGCTGTCCATGAGGACCCTAGCTTAGGACCAAGGAACAGAACAAAGCTTCGAGCCGGGATGATTGTGACCATTGAGCCTGGAATCTACCTGCCGGACTGGGGTGGAATCCGTTTAGAAAATATGGCCGTTGTTCGCGAGGAAGGTTGTGACGTGCTGAATGAAGATACAACCGGGCTTGATCTCTAG
- a CDS encoding multiheme c-type cytochrome: MKHFFLLLLCCSALCCTTAYSHELPEGAVPLAKSEECASCHPTIYKEWQESFHSKSSALTDLAHGAVHKAFLKAMEQKGKKGNYHCANCHAPMADNIKELMGGTANLDEKNWTHTEGTGCVFCHRVESIVEQERFNHYTLNKNGTFHTSKPAKEGLPHAMGQSELFAEGQMCMGCHSHKTNGKGVPICEMEDEVQGNCLECHMPVVEGRATVGSDGSTHRSHKMPGGHDIEMLKKAATLDAEIISEGDAQSLVVTVTNIIKHTFPSSNPMRIAFVKAIAKDKDGNTVWENFKESPLEDKQALFFKAFKAGEKKGVPSWAADGIAFDTRLPAGETRKITYPLENPAITQVDVMLIYRLFPPKAIKAFAIPEDGVNEKIYPIAKKSLTL; this comes from the coding sequence ATGAAGCATTTTTTCCTGTTGCTGCTCTGCTGCTCAGCGCTCTGCTGTACCACTGCGTACAGCCATGAGCTTCCAGAGGGAGCAGTCCCTTTGGCAAAATCCGAGGAGTGTGCCTCTTGCCATCCCACCATTTATAAGGAATGGCAGGAGTCCTTTCATTCCAAATCATCTGCTCTCACAGACCTTGCCCACGGTGCCGTGCATAAGGCCTTTCTCAAGGCTATGGAGCAAAAAGGCAAGAAAGGTAATTATCACTGCGCAAACTGCCATGCTCCTATGGCGGATAATATCAAAGAGCTGATGGGTGGCACGGCTAACCTGGACGAAAAAAACTGGACTCACACTGAGGGTACAGGATGCGTTTTCTGTCATCGGGTTGAATCCATTGTAGAGCAAGAGAGATTTAACCACTATACATTGAATAAAAATGGTACCTTTCATACCAGCAAACCAGCAAAGGAGGGATTGCCGCATGCAATGGGACAATCTGAGCTCTTTGCTGAAGGTCAAATGTGCATGGGCTGCCATAGTCATAAGACGAACGGCAAGGGTGTACCGATCTGTGAAATGGAGGACGAGGTACAAGGCAATTGTCTGGAATGCCATATGCCTGTGGTTGAAGGCAGGGCCACGGTAGGCAGTGACGGCTCAACCCATCGTTCGCATAAGATGCCTGGTGGTCACGATATCGAGATGCTGAAAAAGGCAGCCACCCTTGATGCAGAAATCATCTCTGAAGGGGATGCACAAAGTCTTGTGGTCACCGTGACAAACATAATCAAGCACACCTTCCCCTCAAGCAACCCCATGCGCATTGCCTTTGTAAAGGCTATTGCCAAGGATAAGGACGGCAACACAGTATGGGAAAATTTTAAAGAAAGCCCGCTGGAAGATAAGCAAGCCCTGTTCTTTAAGGCCTTCAAGGCCGGTGAGAAAAAAGGCGTTCCGTCTTGGGCTGCTGATGGCATCGCCTTTGACACGCGGCTTCCTGCCGGTGAGACCCGCAAAATTACCTACCCTCTAGAGAATCCGGCAATCACACAGGTTGATGTTATGTTGATCTATCGTCTCTTCCCGCCTAAGGCTATCAAGGCTTTTGCTATTCCTGAAGACGGCGTAAATGAAAAGATCTACCCAATCGCCAAGAAAAGCCTGACCCTGTAA
- a CDS encoding septal ring lytic transglycosylase RlpA family protein → MMNERNSSKWRGLILAPLMLLCLVLLVNGCTRKKISTETPEDGLEELQQEETQEQDETEEAIDEDDGQDEQEKEVKKRKKKKRKKIPATQRPYVIEGETYYPISSAQGYEETGVASWYGDPFHGRKTANGETYDMYGETAAHKTLPMDTLLLVKNLVNGKTATVRINDRGPFVDGRIIDLSYTTAKELGIVRRGTGKVQIIALCAAEEVSSDEKEAVAEQERNTEEVEKIEEEGGIPVLIAQGKKKTSKKKEAKGPERVTGLMCVIHPNGKKQRIQQDFDKGNFYIQVGSFEEREKARELARTFASQGDNVLIQEFAAAGGSLFRVLVYSSTSLKEAKKHKEKLVKQGYEHAFVIARDDPPKKRAASKKEKKELRKVAKS, encoded by the coding sequence ATGATGAATGAACGAAACTCATCGAAATGGAGAGGCCTTATCCTGGCGCCTCTTATGTTACTCTGCCTGGTGCTGCTCGTTAATGGCTGCACGCGCAAGAAAATTTCTACAGAAACACCGGAGGATGGACTGGAAGAGCTTCAGCAAGAGGAGACGCAGGAGCAGGATGAAACAGAGGAGGCTATTGACGAAGATGATGGGCAAGACGAACAAGAAAAGGAGGTAAAAAAACGAAAGAAAAAGAAGCGAAAAAAAATACCTGCCACGCAACGCCCTTATGTGATAGAGGGAGAAACCTATTATCCTATTTCCTCAGCCCAAGGCTATGAGGAAACAGGAGTTGCCTCCTGGTACGGCGATCCTTTTCACGGCCGCAAGACAGCCAATGGTGAAACCTATGACATGTACGGGGAGACAGCGGCCCATAAAACCCTGCCGATGGATACTCTGCTCTTGGTAAAAAATTTGGTCAATGGCAAGACCGCCACGGTCCGAATTAATGATCGTGGCCCCTTTGTGGATGGCCGGATTATTGACCTGAGTTATACCACCGCCAAGGAATTAGGGATCGTTCGTCGTGGTACAGGGAAAGTGCAGATCATAGCACTTTGTGCAGCAGAAGAGGTGAGTTCAGACGAGAAGGAGGCTGTTGCCGAGCAGGAGCGCAACACAGAAGAAGTGGAAAAGATAGAAGAGGAAGGCGGTATTCCGGTTCTTATCGCGCAGGGGAAGAAGAAAACAAGCAAAAAAAAGGAAGCAAAAGGCCCGGAACGGGTGACTGGCCTCATGTGCGTTATCCATCCTAACGGGAAAAAACAGCGCATCCAGCAAGATTTTGACAAGGGGAACTTCTATATTCAGGTTGGCAGCTTTGAAGAACGGGAAAAAGCCCGGGAGTTGGCCCGCACCTTTGCGTCTCAGGGCGATAATGTACTTATCCAGGAGTTTGCAGCTGCTGGAGGCAGCCTTTTTCGAGTCCTGGTCTATAGCAGCACCTCATTGAAAGAGGCGAAAAAGCATAAGGAAAAATTGGTGAAGCAAGGGTATGAGCATGCCTTTGTCATTGCCAGGGATGATCCTCCCAAAAAGAGAGCAGCAAGCAAGAAGGAGAAAAAGGAGCTCAGAAAGGTGGCGAAGAGCTGA
- a CDS encoding outer membrane lipoprotein-sorting protein: MKKTIIAACSLFALLVTTPVMAEDVNVEEVVSKANLAAYYAGDDGKAEVNMTITDSQGRERTREFIILRKDKEDGGQQFFYVYFKKPSDVSKMVFMVHKHVDKDDDRWMYLPALDLVKRIAASDKRTSFVGSNFMYEDVSGRNLAEDKHELVESNDTHYVIKNTPVKPDEVEFSSYTVQIDKKTFLPVKAVYLDKNGKEYRIVEATKVEEVDGIPTVTESKVTDLAAGSNTVSKFSNIKYNIGLKEDIFTERYLRRPPREARR, translated from the coding sequence ATGAAAAAAACAATAATCGCTGCATGCAGCCTGTTTGCCCTGCTGGTCACCACGCCGGTTATGGCAGAAGACGTCAACGTGGAAGAAGTTGTGAGCAAGGCCAATCTGGCAGCCTACTATGCCGGTGATGACGGCAAGGCCGAGGTTAACATGACCATCACGGACAGCCAAGGAAGGGAGCGAACCCGCGAGTTCATCATCCTGCGAAAAGATAAGGAAGATGGCGGGCAGCAGTTCTTTTACGTCTATTTCAAGAAACCCAGCGACGTAAGCAAGATGGTCTTCATGGTCCATAAGCATGTGGACAAGGATGATGACCGCTGGATGTACCTGCCAGCCCTGGATCTGGTCAAGCGGATTGCCGCCTCGGACAAGCGGACCTCTTTTGTCGGCAGTAACTTTATGTACGAGGACGTCTCCGGTCGTAACCTAGCAGAGGACAAGCATGAACTGGTGGAGAGCAATGACACCCATTACGTGATCAAGAATACCCCGGTCAAGCCGGATGAAGTGGAGTTTTCTTCCTACACCGTGCAGATCGACAAAAAGACCTTCCTGCCGGTCAAGGCCGTATATCTGGATAAGAACGGCAAGGAATACCGCATCGTCGAGGCTACCAAAGTGGAAGAAGTTGACGGTATCCCCACAGTGACTGAATCTAAGGTGACTGATCTGGCTGCTGGCAGCAACACTGTCTCTAAATTCAGCAATATTAAATATAACATCGGCCTGAAGGAAGACATTTTCACCGAGCGCTACCTGCGCCGTCCGCCTCGCGAGGCCCGTCGATAG
- a CDS encoding HIRAN domain-containing protein produces MKSLFIAWQDPETRLWYTVGRLTREDGVYRFVYTQGAEATPRFSCLGRMTDLNAEYFSEDLFPLFRNRLLYASRPEYPDYVRWLDMENQNDDPLLLLGRSGGKRATDSLCVFPEPEPDAEGKYSVYFFSHGLRYLDRINLEGIARLQAGDILRLKREDHNEADRFALVLETDEKLKVGYCPRYLNKELRRVQDVTTLRLIVEKVNPEAPLHFRLLCRTSFTLPQGMDLFTSEEYQPLSKVLLAA; encoded by the coding sequence ATGAAATCTCTTTTTATCGCATGGCAAGACCCGGAAACACGGCTCTGGTATACTGTAGGCCGCCTTACCAGAGAGGATGGAGTGTACCGCTTTGTCTATACACAGGGTGCTGAAGCAACACCCCGTTTCAGTTGTCTCGGCAGAATGACCGATCTGAACGCGGAATACTTTTCTGAAGACCTGTTCCCTCTTTTCAGAAACAGGCTGCTGTACGCATCCAGGCCGGAATATCCCGATTATGTCCGCTGGCTTGATATGGAGAATCAAAACGACGATCCTCTCTTGCTGCTGGGCCGATCCGGCGGCAAACGGGCCACAGATTCTTTATGCGTCTTTCCTGAACCGGAACCGGACGCGGAGGGAAAATACTCGGTGTACTTCTTCAGTCACGGTCTGCGGTACCTTGACCGGATCAATCTTGAAGGTATTGCCCGATTACAGGCAGGGGATATTCTCAGGCTGAAACGGGAAGACCATAACGAAGCTGACCGGTTCGCCCTGGTATTGGAGACAGACGAAAAGCTCAAGGTCGGATACTGTCCCCGGTATCTGAACAAGGAATTGCGCCGGGTGCAGGATGTAACAACGCTTCGTCTGATTGTCGAAAAGGTCAATCCTGAAGCACCGCTTCATTTCCGCCTCTTATGCCGAACGAGCTTTACCTTGCCGCAAGGAATGGACCTCTTTACCTCAGAGGAATATCAGCCGCTGTCCAAGGTGCTCTTGGCTGCCTGA
- a CDS encoding DUF2892 domain-containing protein, with product MIVTDWIHTIAGTFIIIGLALGFDCGGNPLFMHQYWLFLPLFVGLNLFQFGFTKFCPLGIILKALGVPETRKGGGSCCGK from the coding sequence ATGATAGTTACCGATTGGATTCATACTATTGCAGGAACCTTTATCATTATCGGACTGGCTCTGGGGTTTGACTGCGGTGGCAACCCGCTTTTTATGCACCAGTACTGGCTCTTTCTTCCCCTCTTTGTTGGCTTGAACCTCTTTCAGTTCGGCTTCACAAAGTTCTGCCCGCTTGGGATCATCCTGAAGGCGCTGGGGGTGCCAGAAACCAGGAAGGGTGGAGGAAGTTGCTGCGGGAAGTAA
- a CDS encoding DUF2892 domain-containing protein, which produces MIVIDWIHSIAGFLVIMGLVLGFDCGGNPFFVHPYFLLLSLLVGLNLFQSGFTKRIPQELLLIKLGVPESREEKK; this is translated from the coding sequence ATGATCGTTATTGATTGGATTCACAGCATTGCTGGTTTTCTTGTTATTATGGGACTTGTTTTGGGGTTTGATTGTGGAGGTAATCCATTCTTTGTTCATCCATATTTTCTTCTTCTTTCCCTTCTTGTCGGATTGAACTTATTTCAGTCCGGATTTACTAAACGTATCCCCCAGGAGTTGCTTCTGATAAAACTGGGGGTGCCTGAAAGCAGGGAAGAAAAAAAATGA
- a CDS encoding ISNCY family transposase: MKDAALGAFSMFFNQSPSFLSHQRAMQQAHGHNNAQSLFGITQIMSDNQTRNLLDTLTSDNFYPIFSETFDRLESAGHLDRYRVLDEYLLVPIDGTEFFRSSKIHCENCSVARNSNGTVSYSHKVLTPVVAAPDNNKVIALEPEFVTPQDGSAKQDCELNAAKRWIERNSSLSARKVIILGDDLFSRGPFCNLLSAHSFRFILICKPSSHTTLYQYVAELEKKDGITVSSQRKWNGKFHELHTYRYANDLPLKQGDDAPSVNWVELTVINTKTQEVLYKNSFITDFKIDRTNVQSIVQAGRTRWKVENENNNILKTKGYHLEHNFGHGNKFLSNTLLTLNLVAFLAHTFLELVDTKYKAVRSVLSVRKTFFNDLKALTRYLFFNSWSQLIDFMFKQLEIKNLST, from the coding sequence ATGAAGGATGCGGCGTTAGGTGCGTTTTCCATGTTTTTCAACCAATCCCCATCATTCTTATCTCATCAGCGGGCAATGCAGCAGGCTCACGGGCATAATAATGCTCAAAGTTTGTTCGGAATAACACAGATCATGTCGGACAATCAGACCCGCAATCTTCTTGACACCCTTACTTCTGATAATTTTTATCCAATTTTTTCAGAAACTTTTGATCGGCTTGAAAGTGCTGGACACTTGGATCGTTATAGAGTGCTGGATGAATATTTGTTGGTTCCGATAGATGGTACAGAATTTTTTCGTTCCTCCAAAATACATTGTGAAAACTGTTCCGTTGCTCGTAACTCCAACGGAACGGTAAGTTATTCCCATAAGGTTCTTACCCCGGTGGTAGCTGCACCGGACAACAACAAGGTCATCGCTCTGGAACCAGAATTCGTCACCCCTCAGGATGGTTCAGCAAAACAGGATTGCGAGTTGAATGCTGCTAAGCGCTGGATTGAACGGAACTCTTCTTTATCGGCTCGAAAAGTTATCATCCTGGGAGACGATTTGTTTTCCAGAGGGCCGTTTTGCAACTTATTATCGGCACACAGTTTTCGTTTTATCCTGATTTGCAAACCCTCCTCACATACGACCCTTTATCAGTATGTTGCCGAACTTGAAAAGAAAGATGGTATTACAGTAAGTTCTCAAAGAAAATGGAACGGAAAATTTCACGAGCTTCATACTTATCGTTATGCTAATGACTTACCCCTCAAGCAGGGGGATGACGCTCCTTCTGTCAATTGGGTTGAGTTGACCGTCATTAACACCAAAACACAAGAGGTTCTGTATAAAAATTCTTTTATCACTGATTTTAAAATAGACAGAACCAATGTTCAATCTATAGTACAAGCCGGAAGAACTCGATGGAAGGTGGAAAATGAAAATAATAATATCCTGAAAACAAAAGGCTACCATTTAGAGCATAATTTCGGGCATGGCAATAAATTTCTCTCGAACACCTTACTGACTCTCAATCTGGTCGCATTTTTAGCTCACACATTCCTGGAGCTTGTTGATACAAAATACAAAGCCGTCAGATCGGTCTTGTCTGTCCGAAAGACCTTTTTTAATGACCTGAAAGCATTAACCAGATATTTATTTTTTAACAGTTGGTCTCAGCTGATAGACTTTATGTTTAAACAGCTTGAAATTAAAAATCTATCGACCTGA